In a single window of the Acidobacteriota bacterium genome:
- a CDS encoding O-antigen ligase family protein produces the protein MNQVSSQVPAGWRTEAGGEPQIQVVAASEIMVLVLAVGCVAVAYAFPFPAVKYGLIAFFGVITVLQTLRRPAVGLALLAFASPAMDLIPQDLFPIRGLNAETAFLLFALFIWARANQLYGKLEIRPALSRWLAAYALLIMISAVRTWLIWQVSLFDVLAKGKNHLTYMILLPVAFHVLRTRRDQKLLLLAVSASIVLNALSAIDHSFLAFIGGNLERHRASALLATQPNIFGGAMAMYLPVFIALALHKIGSRLMNLWFFFGAGAVGFALLLTLSRGAWLGAAGALAAMALVRDRKLLVLLVVAAASYQLWVPEQAIERAKSTTQHGGDLVAGEQIADDSTQMRIEQYKSLGAMMLPRPILGSGYKSFPRMFKLYGTLGRAKGAHSTYCQIGTEEGIVGLVVLGILFAMMMALGLKGAFRLEDPLLSWLALGLFAGAVSMALCMATGARFEAQKIFGFYWLLMGIIDYELASRRMAAEPAGGGET, from the coding sequence TTGAACCAGGTCTCGAGTCAGGTGCCCGCCGGCTGGCGGACCGAAGCGGGTGGCGAACCGCAGATTCAGGTCGTCGCGGCCAGCGAGATCATGGTGCTCGTTCTGGCCGTCGGCTGCGTGGCCGTGGCCTATGCCTTTCCTTTCCCGGCGGTGAAGTACGGCCTGATCGCCTTCTTCGGCGTGATCACCGTGCTCCAGACCCTGCGTCGCCCGGCGGTGGGCCTGGCGCTGCTGGCCTTCGCCTCCCCGGCGATGGATTTGATTCCCCAGGATCTCTTTCCAATCCGGGGGCTGAACGCCGAGACGGCGTTCCTGCTCTTCGCCCTGTTCATCTGGGCCCGGGCCAACCAGCTCTACGGAAAACTCGAAATACGGCCCGCGCTCAGTCGTTGGCTGGCGGCCTACGCCCTGCTGATCATGATCTCGGCCGTCAGGACCTGGCTGATTTGGCAGGTCTCTCTCTTCGATGTGCTGGCCAAGGGGAAGAACCACCTGACCTACATGATCTTGCTGCCGGTGGCCTTTCACGTGCTGCGGACCCGGCGCGACCAGAAGTTGCTGCTGCTCGCCGTCAGCGCATCCATCGTGCTCAACGCCCTGTCGGCCATCGACCACTCCTTTCTCGCCTTCATCGGGGGAAACCTCGAGCGCCACCGGGCCAGCGCCCTGCTCGCCACCCAGCCCAACATCTTCGGCGGCGCGATGGCCATGTACCTGCCCGTTTTCATCGCCCTGGCCCTGCACAAGATCGGTTCTCGACTGATGAACCTGTGGTTTTTCTTCGGTGCGGGCGCGGTGGGCTTCGCCCTGCTGCTGACCTTGTCCCGTGGTGCCTGGCTCGGTGCGGCGGGAGCCTTGGCGGCCATGGCCCTGGTCAGAGATCGCAAGCTGCTGGTGCTGCTGGTGGTGGCGGCGGCGAGTTACCAGCTCTGGGTCCCCGAGCAGGCCATCGAAAGGGCCAAGAGCACGACGCAGCACGGCGGCGACCTGGTGGCCGGGGAGCAGATCGCCGACGATTCGACCCAGATGCGCATCGAGCAGTACAAGTCCCTGGGCGCGATGATGCTGCCGCGGCCGATCCTCGGTTCCGGCTACAAGTCTTTCCCGCGGATGTTCAAACTCTACGGCACCCTGGGTCGGGCCAAGGGGGCTCACTCCACGTATTGCCAGATCGGTACCGAGGAGGGAATCGTGGGGCTGGTCGTCCTGGGCATCCTCTTCGCCATGATGATGGCGCTGGGACTCAAGGGGGCCTTCCGGTTGGAGGACCCCTTGCTTTCCTGGCTGGCCCTGGGCCTGTTCGCGGGGGCCGTTTCGATGGCCCTGTGCATGGCGACGGGCGCTCGCTTCGAGGCGCAGAAGATCTTCGGCTTCTACTGGCTGCTGATGGGCATCATCGACTACGAACTGGCGAGCAGGAGGATGGCTGCCGAACCCGCCGGAGGAGGGGAGACCTAG
- a CDS encoding Rrf2 family transcriptional regulator: protein MKISTRGRYALRMMASIARAGGERVPVTLEAVSRETGISKKYLEQIAIPLKRAGLLVGVPGRGGGYRLARPPQAIDLATVVEAALGPIGIVGCVMDPGSCDRAGECEARMIYALATRAMRDVFAAHTVEDLVRPRRLREALLALAASSRDTRVG from the coding sequence ATGAAGATCTCCACCCGTGGCCGCTACGCCCTGCGCATGATGGCCTCGATAGCCCGCGCCGGGGGCGAGCGGGTTCCGGTGACTCTCGAGGCTGTCAGCCGGGAAACCGGTATATCGAAAAAATACCTCGAGCAGATCGCCATCCCCCTCAAGCGTGCGGGTCTGCTCGTGGGCGTGCCGGGGCGGGGAGGGGGTTATCGCCTGGCCCGGCCGCCGCAGGCCATCGACCTGGCCACGGTGGTCGAGGCGGCTCTGGGGCCGATAGGCATCGTGGGCTGCGTGATGGATCCGGGGAGCTGCGACCGCGCCGGCGAGTGCGAGGCGCGCATGATCTACGCCCTGGCCACGCGGGCCATGCGGGACGTTTTCGCCGCCCACACCGTCGAGGACCTGGTGCGGCCGCGCCGCCTGCGCGAGGCCTTGCTGGCCCTGGCCGCTTCGAGCCGGGACACCCGAGTCGGCTAG
- a CDS encoding lipid II flippase MurJ: protein MAQDRSPAPDAARRRADTRHLLGASAVVTALGLLTKLVGLGTQALVGALFGATRAMDAYRVVLNVPQLFATWVRQPVRAAIIPLFTRIRREQGEAAAWEAASNIINCLAVGLVLLVGLLWAGSGLVARVMASGFRDPAVWAEMSRHIQLIVVTIFFSVLGVVLGSLHNIYRRQHYPAFGRLANGLVVLAALWLLGREYGFTGYIAGIVLGAAASFLIQLLLMAPHRRHYRLVLRPRAPEIRELLALALPLFIGLTGTRIDVFLDQNFASWLPDGHLAALTFAAFLSAVATDLLITVSSTVLLPHFADLVSQRRFSELRGRLAQSMGGYLLLLLPVAAFLVVGAFSVVELVYLRGAFTREKAELTAMLLPILAFGAPAFSMGQVLAQVHISGGDTKTPMAVGFWRVGFKALFSVILLVILPLPLKIAGLAFASTASSFFRTALLWMRLPADRRPAGGPLGRMIGALLLSSAAGGGAGWVTLGGLGGLGEGFVFSAFKVLVASAVTFGVHLALASLLSPPLRQTARRLLRR from the coding sequence TTGGCCCAAGATCGTTCCCCGGCCCCGGACGCGGCCCGACGCCGCGCGGACACCCGGCATCTGCTGGGGGCTTCCGCCGTGGTCACCGCCCTGGGCCTGCTGACCAAGCTGGTGGGCCTCGGCACCCAGGCCCTGGTGGGGGCCCTGTTCGGGGCGACCCGGGCGATGGACGCCTACCGGGTCGTGCTCAATGTCCCCCAGCTCTTCGCCACCTGGGTCCGTCAACCCGTGCGGGCGGCGATCATTCCTCTCTTCACCCGTATCCGCCGGGAGCAGGGCGAGGCGGCTGCCTGGGAAGCGGCGAGCAACATCATCAACTGCCTGGCGGTGGGGCTGGTGCTGCTGGTGGGCTTGCTCTGGGCCGGGTCGGGGCTGGTGGCCCGGGTGATGGCCAGCGGCTTCCGCGATCCGGCGGTGTGGGCCGAGATGTCGCGGCACATCCAGCTCATCGTCGTGACGATTTTCTTCTCGGTGCTCGGAGTGGTTCTCGGCAGCCTGCACAACATCTACCGCCGCCAGCACTACCCGGCCTTCGGGCGCCTGGCCAACGGCCTGGTGGTGCTCGCCGCCCTCTGGCTGTTGGGCCGCGAGTACGGCTTTACCGGCTACATCGCCGGCATCGTCCTGGGGGCCGCCGCCAGCTTCCTGATCCAGCTCCTGCTGATGGCCCCCCATCGCCGCCACTACCGGCTGGTGCTGCGCCCGAGGGCCCCCGAGATCCGCGAGTTGCTGGCCCTGGCGCTGCCGTTGTTCATCGGCCTGACGGGCACCCGCATCGACGTCTTCCTCGACCAGAATTTCGCCTCCTGGCTGCCCGACGGACATCTGGCGGCCCTGACCTTCGCGGCGTTTCTCTCGGCGGTGGCCACCGATCTGCTGATCACCGTCTCCTCCACGGTGCTCCTGCCCCACTTCGCCGACCTGGTCAGCCAGAGACGCTTCAGCGAGTTGCGCGGCCGCCTGGCCCAGTCCATGGGAGGCTACCTGCTGCTGCTGCTGCCCGTGGCGGCCTTCCTGGTGGTAGGAGCCTTCTCGGTGGTGGAACTGGTCTACCTGCGCGGCGCCTTCACCCGGGAAAAGGCCGAGCTGACCGCCATGTTGCTGCCGATCCTGGCCTTCGGCGCGCCGGCCTTTTCCATGGGCCAGGTGCTGGCCCAGGTGCACATCAGCGGCGGTGACACGAAGACCCCGATGGCCGTGGGTTTCTGGCGGGTGGGCTTCAAGGCGCTGTTCTCGGTGATCCTGCTGGTGATTCTGCCCCTGCCGCTGAAGATCGCCGGGCTGGCCTTTGCCTCCACCGCCTCGTCGTTCTTCCGCACGGCGCTGCTGTGGATGCGCCTTCCGGCCGATCGGCGGCCCGCGGGAGGGCCCCTGGGGCGCATGATCGGGGCGCTGCTGCTCTCCTCGGCCGCCGGGGGTGGGGCCGGGTGGGTGACGCTCGGAGGGCTGGGGGGGCTGGGAGAGGGCTTCGTCTTCTCGGCTTTCAAGGTGCTGGTCGCGTCGGCGGTGACTTTCGGTGTGCATCTCGCGCTGGCCAGCCTGCTCTCGCCGCCCCTGCGGCAAACCGCCCGCCGCCTGCTGCGTCGCTGA
- a CDS encoding right-handed parallel beta-helix repeat-containing protein translates to MRHRVLGRMIPGLVIFSLMAAFPAAWATDYWVRTDGSDACNGRADAPSGSGSCAFRSIAKANSVAGCGDTINIGVGAFFEDRITVSDDCATTAPKVFAGAGLSVSTWVAGGIDVDDTACQPDANNPNVYRCPKPAGTGTQYSPQSCLLQRYTEHVYWKDENSTQGDLVGPVCLTRNTNSAADVDGKEGNYFESTSEYFVRPWDDHDPRAAGTAGTGLVAAVATCTSQSSMALRLTGRNIEIRDLELISPCYVAIGLSGSDGVLLENLNVYGGTVWAYNNSSNFTYRRLKVRNALRRPNNTGTVTGTSWDTGSQCMATQGSNFTMEDVETYGCREGFSLSGGANNGTIDGLFVHGSFNHGIKIQDQTTHDILIRDALAYNNQEALFIECPYNITVENSTFPFTAPGGGVVIQGNPGGCAADRPSNLDFYNNIIFSMIWHNYGGDTWAKGGHDLDYNTYISDNGRSYVQRNVQANRSMSLATWQNWSADPCADCTRDPNGRSATRAEVFKNWMGQDDRLNAGYDFDLRTDSPVVGSASSSYGDAVDIEGVGRSTPRDPGAYDHTDGGGGGGGGSPACSDGLDNDGDGVADYPADYGCSSATDTSEVSTTACGDGVDNDGDGLVDQGDSNCTSATDGSESRCGDGVREPAAEACDGSDLGGQTCVSRGYDEGTLACDASCNYDESACNSRPSDVGNLRRTDTR, encoded by the coding sequence GTGAGGCACCGAGTTCTGGGCCGGATGATTCCCGGTCTCGTGATCTTCTCGCTGATGGCTGCCTTCCCGGCGGCATGGGCCACCGACTACTGGGTGCGCACCGACGGCTCCGATGCCTGCAACGGTCGGGCCGACGCCCCGTCGGGAAGCGGCAGTTGTGCGTTTCGTTCCATTGCCAAGGCCAACTCGGTGGCGGGTTGCGGCGATACGATCAACATCGGTGTGGGCGCCTTCTTCGAAGATCGCATCACCGTTTCCGACGACTGCGCCACGACCGCGCCCAAGGTTTTCGCCGGTGCCGGGCTTTCGGTCAGTACATGGGTCGCCGGCGGTATCGACGTGGATGACACCGCCTGTCAGCCGGACGCGAACAATCCCAACGTCTACCGCTGTCCCAAGCCGGCGGGGACCGGGACGCAATACTCGCCCCAGTCCTGCCTGCTCCAGCGCTACACCGAGCACGTCTACTGGAAGGACGAAAACTCCACCCAGGGCGACCTGGTCGGCCCCGTCTGCCTGACCCGCAACACCAACTCCGCGGCCGACGTGGACGGCAAAGAGGGCAACTACTTCGAATCCACCTCCGAGTATTTCGTCCGCCCCTGGGATGATCACGACCCCCGTGCCGCCGGTACGGCGGGTACGGGCCTGGTAGCGGCGGTGGCCACCTGCACCAGCCAGTCCTCCATGGCCCTGCGGCTGACCGGCCGCAACATCGAGATCCGTGACCTGGAGTTGATCAGCCCGTGCTACGTGGCCATCGGCCTTTCGGGCTCCGACGGTGTGTTGCTCGAGAATCTCAACGTCTATGGCGGGACGGTCTGGGCCTACAACAACAGCTCCAACTTCACCTATCGTCGCCTCAAGGTGCGTAACGCCCTGCGTCGGCCCAACAACACCGGAACGGTGACGGGAACTTCATGGGACACGGGAAGCCAGTGCATGGCCACCCAGGGTTCGAACTTCACCATGGAGGACGTGGAGACCTACGGTTGCCGGGAGGGTTTCTCGCTCTCCGGCGGGGCCAACAACGGCACCATCGACGGGCTCTTCGTCCACGGCTCGTTCAACCACGGCATCAAGATCCAGGATCAGACCACCCACGACATCCTGATCCGCGACGCTCTGGCCTACAACAACCAGGAAGCGCTGTTCATCGAATGTCCCTACAACATCACCGTCGAGAACTCCACCTTTCCCTTTACCGCCCCCGGTGGCGGCGTGGTGATTCAGGGCAACCCGGGGGGCTGTGCGGCGGATCGCCCGAGCAACCTGGACTTCTACAACAACATCATCTTCTCGATGATCTGGCACAACTACGGTGGTGATACCTGGGCCAAGGGCGGCCACGACCTGGACTACAACACCTACATCAGTGACAACGGCCGCTCCTACGTGCAGCGCAACGTACAGGCCAATCGCTCGATGAGCCTGGCGACCTGGCAGAACTGGAGCGCCGACCCCTGCGCCGACTGCACGCGCGATCCCAACGGTCGCTCGGCGACCCGGGCGGAAGTGTTCAAGAACTGGATGGGCCAGGACGACCGCCTGAACGCGGGTTACGACTTCGATCTGCGAACCGACTCGCCGGTGGTGGGCAGCGCCTCGTCGAGCTACGGCGACGCGGTCGATATCGAGGGCGTCGGCCGTTCGACGCCCCGGGATCCCGGCGCCTACGACCACACCGACGGCGGGGGAGGGGGAGGCGGCGGCAGCCCCGCCTGCTCCGATGGCCTGGACAACGACGGTGACGGCGTCGCCGACTACCCGGCGGACTACGGCTGCTCGTCGGCCACGGACACGTCGGAGGTGTCCACCACGGCTTGCGGCGACGGGGTCGACAACGACGGCGACGGCTTGGTCGACCAGGGGGACAGCAACTGCACCTCGGCTACCGACGGCAGTGAGAGCCGCTGCGGCGACGGGGTGCGGGAGCCCGCTGCCGAGGCATGTGACGGCAGCGACCTGGGGGGGCAGACCTGCGTCTCCCGGGGCTACGACGAGGGCACCCTCGCTTGCGACGCGAGCTGCAACTACGATGAGAGCGCCTGCAACTCCCGCCCTTCCGACGTAGGCAACCTCCGACGTACCGACACCCGCTGA
- the nadE gene encoding NAD(+) synthase, with protein MPLSADVIRIDPAAESERLAEVLRRQVRRDLRRQGGVVGVSGGVDSAVVLCLAVKALGPERVVGIMMPDRHSSPESVDLARELGDKLGVELLMEDVTPGLEGLGCYRRQTEAVRHHFPEFDPDRDRFKIHLAEGILDQDRLNYFLLTVEFADGTTRTERLGPRQLNQIVAATNFKQRARTAMLYYHGESLNYAVIGTCNRNEWAVGFIVKHGDIAVDLKPIQHLYKSQVYALADYLGVPEGITSRPPTSDTYSAEQTQEEFFFSLPFQQLDLLLYGWENKVPEGEVAAALGLGEEQVRRAYRDLMSKHRTTEHMRHMPLTAHP; from the coding sequence ATGCCCCTGAGTGCTGATGTGATCAGGATCGACCCGGCCGCCGAGAGCGAGCGCCTGGCGGAGGTGCTGCGCCGCCAGGTGCGCCGGGACTTGCGCCGCCAAGGCGGCGTGGTGGGCGTTTCCGGGGGAGTGGACTCCGCCGTGGTGCTCTGCCTGGCCGTCAAGGCCCTCGGACCCGAGCGGGTGGTAGGCATCATGATGCCTGACCGCCACTCGAGCCCGGAGAGCGTGGACCTGGCCCGGGAACTGGGCGACAAGCTGGGCGTCGAACTGCTGATGGAAGACGTCACGCCGGGCCTCGAGGGCCTGGGCTGCTACCGGCGCCAGACCGAGGCGGTGCGGCACCACTTCCCGGAATTCGACCCGGACAGGGACCGTTTCAAGATCCACCTGGCCGAGGGCATCCTCGATCAGGACCGGCTGAACTACTTCCTGCTCACCGTGGAGTTCGCCGACGGCACCACCCGCACCGAACGCCTGGGCCCCCGCCAGCTCAACCAGATCGTGGCGGCGACCAACTTCAAGCAGCGGGCCCGCACGGCGATGCTCTACTACCACGGCGAGAGCCTGAACTACGCGGTGATCGGCACCTGCAACCGCAACGAATGGGCGGTGGGCTTCATCGTCAAGCACGGTGACATCGCCGTGGATCTCAAGCCGATCCAGCACCTGTACAAGAGCCAGGTCTACGCCCTTGCCGACTACCTGGGCGTGCCCGAAGGCATCACCTCCCGGCCGCCGACTTCAGACACCTACTCCGCGGAGCAGACCCAGGAAGAGTTCTTCTTCTCCCTGCCCTTCCAGCAGCTCGACCTGCTGCTCTACGGCTGGGAGAACAAGGTGCCCGAAGGCGAAGTGGCCGCGGCGTTGGGCCTGGGCGAAGAGCAGGTCCGGCGGGCCTACCGCGACCTGATGAGCAAGCACCGCACCACCGAGCACATGCGCCACATGCCCCTGACCGCTCATCCGTGA
- a CDS encoding glycosyltransferase, with protein sequence MRVLFLGPASACHVTRWTDFLRSRGHEVLLATMHAIPPRHADGSAPLAPKLSSGPTSMKTLLPAVRAARRLARDFRPEVVCAYYMSSYGFVGALAGLRPLVGAAAGGDVLVDDFDSALKRLRIRAMVGFTLARTSGMLAWAPHVAARLEELGFPREKILVQPRGVDQRLFAYRRPRRRPPGEPLRILSIRWLKPLYRVDTLVEALVGLARAGARFEARIGGEGSEREQLETRVREAGLGEQVRFLGRLEADDIPAQMAWSDVYVSTSSSDGASSSLFEALSVGTYPVVSDIIANRPFIEPGVNGRLFPVGDVAALRGHLLALERDDESRLRGIEAARRLVAEKLDYGRNMERIEAFLAAAAGRGATGGSTR encoded by the coding sequence GTGCGCGTCCTCTTCCTGGGGCCGGCCAGCGCCTGTCACGTCACCCGCTGGACCGACTTCCTCCGCAGCCGGGGGCACGAGGTGCTGCTGGCCACGATGCATGCCATCCCCCCCCGGCACGCGGACGGGAGCGCCCCCCTGGCGCCGAAGCTCTCCTCCGGGCCGACCTCGATGAAGACCCTGCTGCCCGCGGTGCGGGCCGCCCGGCGCCTCGCCCGGGATTTCCGCCCCGAAGTGGTCTGCGCCTATTACATGTCCAGCTACGGCTTCGTCGGCGCCCTGGCCGGACTCAGGCCCCTGGTGGGAGCGGCGGCGGGCGGAGACGTGCTGGTGGACGACTTCGACTCGGCCCTCAAGCGCCTGCGCATTCGAGCCATGGTGGGCTTCACCCTGGCCCGCACCAGCGGGATGCTGGCCTGGGCACCCCACGTGGCGGCCCGCCTCGAAGAACTGGGCTTTCCGAGGGAGAAGATCCTGGTCCAGCCCCGCGGAGTCGACCAGCGCCTGTTCGCCTACCGCCGGCCCCGCCGCCGGCCGCCGGGCGAGCCGTTGCGCATTCTCTCGATACGCTGGCTCAAGCCCCTCTACCGGGTCGACACCCTGGTCGAGGCCCTGGTCGGTCTGGCCCGGGCGGGCGCTCGCTTCGAGGCCCGGATCGGTGGAGAGGGGAGCGAGCGCGAGCAACTCGAAACCCGGGTACGCGAGGCCGGTTTGGGCGAGCAGGTCCGCTTCCTCGGGCGCCTGGAAGCCGACGACATCCCGGCCCAGATGGCCTGGTCGGATGTCTATGTCAGTACTTCCAGTTCCGACGGCGCCTCTTCATCGCTCTTCGAAGCCCTGTCGGTGGGAACCTACCCGGTGGTCAGCGACATCATTGCCAACCGGCCTTTCATCGAGCCCGGGGTCAATGGTCGGCTTTTCCCCGTCGGCGACGTGGCGGCGCTGCGGGGCCACCTCCTGGCCCTCGAGCGGGACGACGAAAGCCGCTTGCGCGGCATCGAGGCGGCCCGCAGGCTGGTGGCCGAAAAACTCGACTACGGGCGGAACATGGAGCGGATCGAGGCCTTTCTCGCCGCCGCCGCCGGGCGGGGGGCGACAGGGGGTTCGACCCGATGA
- a CDS encoding class I SAM-dependent methyltransferase: MTLATEQHEKKEVLARRKAGFWERTEYDRAFRGSFGAYMTAVEADALDRCFSDGKNAALLDLGCGHGRFLRHFAPRAERLIGLDRSRRLLGVARNWMKDEPLPVPTELVWASATEIPLEAGSVDAITCVRVIQHIPDQDAALAEACRVLAPDGQFILVQYNWLSPHGMIRALKIPIKAALRALLRAMGREPTFDEPTGWTFWPSLKAQLEGAGLEVERVTGAWLFPLQYFRSRSSNDAWPLFRSLAYAYERLADLPPFRYLGGYLVVRCRPRRP; encoded by the coding sequence GTGACTCTAGCGACGGAACAGCACGAAAAGAAGGAAGTCCTGGCCCGCCGCAAGGCCGGCTTCTGGGAACGTACCGAGTACGACCGCGCCTTCCGCGGCAGTTTCGGCGCCTACATGACCGCCGTGGAGGCCGACGCCCTGGACCGCTGCTTCTCCGACGGGAAGAACGCCGCCCTGCTCGATCTGGGCTGCGGGCACGGCCGTTTCCTGCGGCACTTCGCGCCCCGGGCCGAGCGCCTGATCGGTCTCGACCGCAGCCGCCGGCTGCTCGGCGTGGCCCGGAACTGGATGAAGGACGAACCGCTGCCGGTGCCGACGGAACTGGTCTGGGCCTCGGCGACCGAGATCCCCCTCGAGGCGGGCAGCGTCGATGCCATCACCTGCGTGCGGGTGATCCAGCACATCCCCGACCAGGACGCGGCCCTGGCCGAAGCCTGTCGCGTGCTCGCCCCCGACGGCCAGTTCATCCTCGTGCAGTACAACTGGCTTTCCCCCCACGGCATGATCCGGGCGCTGAAGATCCCGATCAAGGCCGCCCTGCGCGCCCTGTTGCGGGCGATGGGCCGTGAACCGACCTTCGACGAGCCCACCGGCTGGACCTTCTGGCCCTCCCTCAAGGCCCAGCTCGAAGGCGCCGGACTGGAAGTCGAGAGGGTGACAGGCGCCTGGCTCTTCCCCCTGCAGTACTTCCGCTCCCGCTCGAGCAACGACGCCTGGCCGCTGTTCCGCTCCCTGGCCTACGCCTATGAACGGTTGGCGGATCTTCCCCCCTTCCGCTACCTCGGCGGCTACCTGGTGGTCCGCTGCCGGCCCCGCCGGCCCTAG
- the argH gene encoding argininosuccinate lyase, with amino-acid sequence MSDLRSRFEGGTDPQMQRFSSSLPEDLRFWREDIEGSKIHAQGLADAGLLTDAELQTILEGLDQVAGQLETGAFVPSPADFDDIHMAVEARLTEVIGPLGGKLHTARSRNDQVALDLRLWLKRELAALDGEVSALVDALLERIEDEGRVLMPGYTHLQRGQPILLGHHLLAHAWPLARDRRRLREALEALDFCPLGAGALAGSPHRVDRRASARRGGFRAPVPNAMDAVAARDHVQQTVAACAVLMSHLSRMAAEMVLWSSTEFGFLRLGDAYTTGSSIMPQKRNPDAAELIRGKAARVFGDLQALLTLTHGLPLSYFRDLQEDRHALFDALGTSRQCVRIMEGMWRTSRFVAERFEKELAGDFSLATELADYLVTRGVPFREAHGCVARLVKDLEEEGADLSALDPARARQYHPALGADLSEWLDPRAAAERRCHAGGTAWSQVEQQLVRLRQELHPPRGGEEASGTGC; translated from the coding sequence ATGAGTGATCTTCGCAGCCGTTTCGAGGGCGGCACCGACCCCCAAATGCAGCGCTTCTCGTCCTCGCTGCCCGAAGACCTGCGTTTCTGGCGCGAGGACATCGAGGGCTCGAAGATCCACGCGCAGGGCCTGGCCGACGCCGGCCTGCTGACCGACGCCGAACTTCAGACGATCCTCGAGGGCCTCGACCAGGTGGCCGGGCAACTCGAAACCGGCGCTTTCGTCCCCTCCCCCGCGGATTTCGACGACATTCACATGGCGGTCGAAGCGCGGCTGACCGAAGTGATCGGCCCTCTGGGGGGCAAGCTGCACACCGCCCGCTCCCGCAACGACCAGGTGGCCCTGGACCTCAGGCTGTGGCTCAAGCGAGAACTCGCCGCCCTCGACGGCGAAGTCTCGGCCCTGGTCGATGCCCTGCTCGAACGCATCGAGGACGAGGGCCGGGTGCTGATGCCGGGTTACACCCACCTGCAGCGGGGCCAGCCGATTCTCCTCGGCCACCACCTGCTGGCCCACGCCTGGCCGCTGGCCCGTGACCGGCGTCGCCTGCGGGAGGCCCTCGAAGCCCTCGACTTCTGCCCGCTGGGGGCCGGCGCCCTGGCCGGTTCACCCCACCGGGTGGACCGCCGGGCCAGCGCCCGACGGGGCGGCTTCCGGGCCCCGGTACCCAACGCCATGGACGCGGTGGCGGCCCGGGACCACGTGCAGCAGACCGTGGCCGCCTGCGCCGTGCTGATGTCCCACCTCTCCCGCATGGCGGCCGAGATGGTGCTGTGGAGCAGCACGGAGTTCGGCTTCCTGCGGCTGGGGGACGCCTACACCACCGGATCGAGCATCATGCCCCAAAAGCGCAACCCGGATGCCGCCGAGCTGATCCGCGGCAAGGCGGCGAGGGTCTTCGGCGACCTGCAGGCCCTGCTCACCCTGACCCACGGTCTGCCGCTGTCTTACTTCCGGGACCTGCAGGAAGACCGCCACGCCCTTTTCGACGCCCTGGGCACCAGCCGCCAGTGCGTGCGGATCATGGAAGGCATGTGGCGCACTTCCCGCTTCGTCGCCGAACGCTTCGAAAAAGAGCTGGCGGGAGACTTCAGCCTGGCCACGGAACTGGCCGACTACCTGGTCACCCGGGGGGTTCCCTTCCGCGAGGCCCATGGCTGCGTGGCACGCCTGGTCAAGGACCTCGAAGAGGAGGGCGCCGACCTGTCGGCCCTCGACCCGGCCCGCGCCCGGCAATACCACCCCGCGCTCGGCGCCGATCTCTCCGAGTGGCTCGATCCCCGCGCCGCCGCCGAACGACGCTGTCACGCGGGGGGCACGGCCTGGTCCCAGGTCGAACAGCAACTCGTCCGGCTGCGGCAGGAGTTGCACCCTCCCCGCGGAGGCGAAGAAGCTTCCGGAACGGGCTGCTAG